One region of Bacteroidetes bacterium GWF2_43_63 genomic DNA includes:
- a CDS encoding ATPase — translation MNKTTLPAGLKKRHEYLSRIIPFIGKNVIKVFTGQRRVGKSYILFQIIQHLRGLEHDVPVIYINKEDLLFDHLQTAKDLHDYIASNIVSDRMNYIFIDEIQEIPAFEKALRSLLLKGNCDIYCTGSNAELLSGELSSLLSGRFVEIKIYSLSYPEFLHFHQIQDSDKTLDRYFRYGGLPYLMHLPQENAVLMEYLKSIYATIVYRDVINRYNIRSHKLLEKLIQFLADNTGSLFSAKKISDYLKSQQVNIAPNQIQLFISYLANAFIIHHAERYDIVGKRIFETGGKNYFENTGLRHAVIGYRPQDLGKILENVAFNHLLFLGWDVKVGSIGTGEIDFVCEKNQEKMYIQVALNLKGEKTVEREFGNLMKIKDQYPKKVITMDAFEGASFEGIEHCHIRKFLLEK, via the coding sequence ATGAACAAAACAACTCTGCCTGCGGGATTAAAAAAGCGACATGAATATCTGTCAAGAATAATCCCTTTTATCGGAAAAAACGTGATTAAAGTTTTCACGGGGCAGCGCCGGGTCGGGAAGAGTTACATCCTTTTTCAGATCATACAGCATCTGCGCGGTTTGGAGCATGATGTGCCGGTGATATACATAAACAAGGAGGATTTGTTGTTCGATCACCTGCAGACGGCAAAAGACCTTCACGATTACATTGCATCAAATATAGTAAGTGATCGGATGAATTATATCTTCATTGATGAAATACAGGAAATACCGGCATTTGAAAAAGCTTTGCGCAGCCTTTTGCTAAAAGGGAACTGCGATATTTACTGCACGGGCAGCAATGCTGAGCTGTTATCAGGCGAGCTCTCCAGTTTGCTCAGTGGCCGTTTTGTGGAGATAAAAATTTACAGCTTGTCCTATCCCGAGTTTTTGCATTTTCACCAGATTCAGGATTCTGACAAAACACTGGATCGGTATTTTCGTTATGGCGGTTTACCCTATCTGATGCATCTTCCCCAGGAAAATGCAGTATTGATGGAATATCTGAAAAGTATTTACGCCACTATTGTATATCGCGATGTTATCAATCGATACAATATACGTAGTCACAAGTTGCTGGAAAAGCTGATACAATTTCTGGCCGATAATACTGGGAGCTTGTTTTCGGCAAAAAAAATCAGTGATTATTTAAAATCTCAGCAGGTGAATATTGCGCCGAATCAGATACAACTTTTCATCAGCTATCTGGCCAATGCCTTTATTATACATCACGCTGAACGCTACGATATTGTAGGTAAGCGGATTTTCGAAACAGGTGGAAAAAACTATTTTGAGAACACGGGCCTACGCCATGCAGTGATTGGATACCGCCCGCAGGATTTGGGAAAGATATTGGAAAATGTCGCATTTAACCATTTGTTGTTTTTGGGGTGGGATGTAAAAGTGGGCAGCATTGGCACAGGTGAAATTGATTTTGTGTGCGAAAAGAATCAGGAAAAGATGTATATACAGGTTGCGCTGAATTTGAAAGGAGAAAAAACGGTAGAGCGGGAATTTGGCAATCTTATGAAGATAAAAGATCAATATCCGAAAAAAGTAATTACCATGGATGCATTTGAGGGTGCTAGTTTTGAAGGCATTGAGCATTGTCATATCCGGAAATTTTTATTGGAGAAATAG
- a CDS encoding HipA protein, which produces MITVKCGSHIAGRMILSPERLMVFEYDANWLKNGFALSPFFLPLKAGAMTARREPFHGNFGVFADSLPDGWGNLLLDRVLRKYGLDPASLTTIQRLSLVGNNGMGALTYEPAFAVSEPQALEDLNEIAAEVEMIMNDQAYMESVDELYRQAGSSAGARPKVLIMHEGEHWLVKFASSMDPDNIGEIEFEYSQRARRAGIEMPETRLFEGKYFGVKRFDREGEERIHMISAAGLLHADFRVPSLDYTELIKATRALTGSVVEVEKMYRLMAFNVLIGNNDDHARNFSFIYKKGEWKCSPAYDLLPSVGMNGEHCTAVAGSGRPDEGDMLRVAAQCSIENVRAKEIIAEVGRSL; this is translated from the coding sequence ATGATTACGGTGAAATGCGGCTCGCACATAGCTGGTCGAATGATATTGTCGCCGGAACGATTAATGGTTTTTGAGTACGACGCCAATTGGCTAAAGAATGGTTTTGCGCTTTCACCATTTTTTCTCCCGCTGAAGGCCGGCGCCATGACTGCCCGGCGAGAGCCATTCCATGGTAACTTCGGCGTTTTCGCCGACAGTCTTCCGGATGGATGGGGAAATCTTTTGTTGGATCGTGTATTGCGAAAATACGGACTGGATCCGGCTTCGCTCACAACCATTCAGCGGCTTTCGCTTGTTGGAAATAACGGCATGGGTGCATTGACCTATGAACCCGCATTTGCAGTATCTGAACCGCAGGCATTGGAAGATCTCAACGAAATTGCTGCTGAAGTTGAGATGATAATGAATGACCAGGCATATATGGAATCTGTCGATGAGTTGTACCGTCAGGCAGGATCATCGGCGGGTGCCAGACCCAAGGTGCTGATTATGCACGAAGGTGAGCACTGGCTGGTGAAATTTGCATCCTCAATGGATCCGGACAATATTGGTGAAATAGAATTCGAATACTCGCAGCGCGCACGCAGAGCCGGAATTGAAATGCCTGAAACCCGGCTTTTTGAAGGAAAGTATTTTGGCGTGAAACGTTTCGATCGTGAAGGAGAAGAGCGGATTCATATGATATCCGCTGCGGGATTGCTGCATGCCGATTTTCGGGTGCCATCGCTGGATTATACCGAGTTGATTAAAGCCACCAGAGCGCTGACCGGGAGTGTTGTAGAGGTCGAGAAAATGTATCGGCTTATGGCTTTCAATGTCCTGATTGGGAATAACGATGATCACGCGCGCAACTTTTCTTTTATTTACAAAAAAGGTGAATGGAAATGCTCACCGGCATATGATTTACTTCCGTCGGTAGGAATGAATGGCGAACACTGCACAGCTGTTGCGGGTAGCGGACGTCCCGATGAAGGCGACATGCTGCGTGTTGCTGCTCAATGTAGCATTGAGAATGTGCGGGCCAAAGAGATTATTGCGGAAGTTGGAAGGTCTTTATAG
- a CDS encoding ATPase, which yields MKNIIIQQQEEKLFLLNRPYIERIEAGEKTKLLKTSLIKVIAGPRRAGKSVIALQLLKEKNFAYLNFDDDLLLKHFAEDKVLQALHQIYPGFEYLLLDEIQNLDGWELWVNKLYRRGINMIITGSNARLLSHELASGLTGRFVQLTVLPFGFAEVIRFSNLLPAEKPQATLTKKARLLAMLENYLSNGGFPETLLNQGLLVNYLSSLFDSILLKDILNRFHIRQTRQLYDLSHYLLSNYTNCFTFNQLKESLDFNSVATVQKFTGYLEEPYLFQHLTRYNTKIKSQQKAPQKIYIVDNGFVKARSFELSPNYGRLLENLVFVELLRRNFLPELSLFYYRTRNDREVDFLLREGNKTDQLIQVCYAMDQPKTIKREISALIEAAEELKCTKLLIITWDKEEVIEQKNLRIVVVPAYKWLME from the coding sequence ATTAAAAACATTATTATTCAGCAGCAGGAAGAAAAATTATTTTTGCTAAACCGGCCATATATTGAACGTATTGAAGCCGGTGAAAAAACAAAATTATTAAAGACAAGTCTTATTAAAGTCATTGCAGGGCCCAGAAGAGCCGGAAAGTCGGTGATTGCTCTTCAGCTTTTGAAAGAGAAAAATTTTGCCTATCTGAATTTTGACGATGATTTGTTGTTGAAACACTTCGCCGAAGACAAGGTGCTGCAAGCATTGCATCAGATATACCCGGGGTTTGAATATTTATTGCTCGATGAAATTCAAAATCTTGATGGCTGGGAATTATGGGTGAATAAATTGTATCGCCGTGGTATTAATATGATTATCACAGGTTCCAATGCCAGATTGCTTTCACATGAACTGGCCTCGGGTCTGACAGGCCGTTTCGTGCAGTTGACAGTTTTGCCATTTGGCTTTGCCGAAGTCATTAGGTTTAGCAACTTGTTGCCCGCAGAAAAGCCTCAGGCCACTCTGACAAAGAAAGCCAGATTGCTTGCAATGCTCGAAAATTATCTTTCCAATGGCGGCTTTCCTGAGACATTGTTGAATCAAGGGCTATTGGTAAATTATCTTTCATCCTTGTTTGATTCTATTTTATTAAAGGATATTCTGAATCGTTTTCATATTCGCCAAACCCGGCAGTTATACGATTTGTCGCACTACCTGCTGTCGAATTACACAAATTGTTTTACCTTTAACCAGTTGAAAGAATCGCTTGATTTCAACAGCGTTGCAACCGTTCAGAAATTTACCGGTTATCTCGAAGAACCCTATCTTTTTCAGCATCTCACACGATACAATACCAAAATAAAAAGTCAGCAGAAAGCACCACAAAAAATATACATTGTCGATAATGGATTTGTAAAAGCCAGGTCGTTTGAATTGTCGCCCAATTACGGCCGCCTGCTTGAAAATCTTGTATTTGTCGAATTGTTGCGACGAAATTTTCTGCCCGAATTGTCATTGTTTTATTACCGTACCCGTAATGACCGTGAAGTTGATTTTTTGCTTCGGGAAGGAAATAAGACAGATCAGTTGATTCAGGTCTGCTATGCGATGGATCAACCCAAAACAATCAAACGGGAAATTAGTGCGCTTATTGAAGCAGCTGAGGAACTCAAATGCACAAAGCTTTTGATAATTACCTGGGACAAAGAGGAAGTGATAGAACAGAAAAATCTTCGTATTGTTGTTGTACCGGCCTATAAGTGGCTAATGGAATAG
- a CDS encoding imidazole glycerol phosphate synthase subunit HisF encodes MFRPRIIPVLLLKDQVLVKTVRFGNPKYIGDPINAVKIFNDLKADELVFLDIKATRESRCISVDFVREVGEEANMPFAVGGGISTIEQIRELTNAGAEKVIINTQAVLNKEFIRKASDTFGASTIVVCMDVKKKFLGDEQTYIINGTKASGLNPVEFAIEMQHQGAGEIIVQSIDHDGTMNGYDLNLIAKISAAVTIPVVALGGAGNLQHMRDAYHQAHATALAAGSMFVFYGPNKAVLINYPAAEEISCF; translated from the coding sequence ATGTTCAGACCCCGAATAATACCCGTCCTATTACTAAAAGACCAGGTGCTTGTGAAAACCGTCCGGTTTGGGAATCCGAAATACATCGGAGACCCCATCAATGCTGTAAAAATATTCAATGATCTGAAAGCAGATGAACTCGTTTTTCTCGATATAAAAGCAACGCGGGAAAGCCGCTGCATTTCGGTTGATTTTGTGCGCGAAGTGGGCGAAGAAGCCAATATGCCTTTCGCTGTTGGTGGCGGCATTTCTACTATTGAGCAAATTCGCGAATTGACCAATGCCGGTGCCGAGAAAGTGATTATTAATACTCAGGCGGTGTTGAATAAAGAATTTATCAGAAAAGCATCCGATACTTTTGGCGCTTCGACCATTGTTGTATGCATGGATGTGAAAAAGAAATTTTTAGGCGACGAGCAAACTTATATTATCAATGGCACAAAAGCCAGCGGTTTAAATCCGGTTGAATTTGCCATCGAGATGCAACATCAGGGCGCCGGTGAAATTATAGTGCAATCCATCGATCACGATGGCACTATGAATGGATATGATCTGAATCTGATTGCAAAAATATCTGCTGCAGTCACCATTCCCGTTGTTGCATTGGGGGGTGCCGGAAACCTGCAGCACATGCGCGATGCATACCATCAGGCACACGCTACTGCTCTTGCTGCCGGAAGCATGTTTGTGTTTTATGGTCCGAATAAGGCAGTGTTGATTAATTACCCGGCTGCAGAAGAAATCAGTTGCTTTTAG
- a CDS encoding imidazole glycerol phosphate synthase, glutamine amidotransferase subunit, translating to MIVIVNYGMGNLHSVLKKLRMCGVDAFVSDDLNVVLNASKIILPGVGHFAMAMDNLKNLNLIETLNECALVKKTPMLGICLGMQLMASRSEEGSVSGLGWFDAEVVRFKIQDTLKYKIPHTGWNQISIEKESPLMKNIESLSSFYFVHSYHWKTEIKTDILTTSEYEYRFVSAVEKNNIFGVQFHPEKSHDVGEVLFRNFLKI from the coding sequence ATGATTGTCATTGTAAACTACGGAATGGGAAATCTGCATTCAGTGCTGAAAAAGCTTCGAATGTGCGGTGTGGATGCGTTTGTTTCCGACGACCTGAATGTTGTCCTGAATGCTTCAAAAATCATTTTGCCCGGCGTAGGACATTTTGCAATGGCCATGGACAATCTGAAAAATTTGAATTTAATCGAAACGCTGAATGAGTGCGCCTTGGTAAAAAAAACGCCAATGCTTGGGATCTGCCTTGGAATGCAGCTAATGGCCTCGCGAAGCGAAGAAGGATCTGTTTCTGGCCTGGGCTGGTTCGATGCAGAAGTGGTTCGGTTTAAAATTCAGGATACCCTGAAATATAAAATTCCACACACTGGCTGGAATCAGATCAGCATTGAAAAAGAAAGTCCATTGATGAAAAATATTGAATCATTGTCATCATTTTATTTTGTGCATTCATATCATTGGAAAACAGAAATCAAAACCGATATCCTTACCACTTCCGAATACGAATACCGCTTTGTTTCTGCAGTTGAAAAGAACAATATTTTCGGAGTGCAGTTTCATCCTGAGAAGAGTCATGATGTTGGGGAAGTTTTGTTTAGAAATTTTTTGAAAATATGA